Below is a window of Impatiens glandulifera chromosome 2, dImpGla2.1, whole genome shotgun sequence DNA.
ATGGAAGAAAGTTTAGTTTATTTCTCAATATCAGACGACAGTCTTGGTAATTCAGTTGTTCATAACTTTCTGGGTCGTCTTAAGGATGAATTCAGAAAGAAATCGAAAAAGAGTTTGAGAAGATTGAATTCACATGGTTTACAAGAACAGTTACTGCCTATTATCCATAAATTGATCATGTCTTTAGGAGATGAATGGCCTGTAGAAACACACTCGGTTGGGCGTACAGGATTTTCATTATCGGGTTGTAAGGATGTAAAAGCACAGACAAATGATGGAGCTGTTTCGACGAAAGTCCCATTATTGGGAAAGTCCGATAAGAGAAAGATGAAGGAGCATGTCATTGCTGTTAGAGATGCAGAGCTAGAGGAGATTCACAGGAAGTCAACTGATAGAAATTCAGATGGAAGCAGTCAGAGTGTTGCGGTTTCATCTATGCAGTTACAGAAGGACTCGGTTTTGATGAGTCGTCAAGTTGCTAGAAATAAATGGTGCAAACAAGTACGAATTGTTCTTGCTGTTGATGTTGGTATTTGTTTTGTAATGCTTATAGTTTGGTTGGTTATTTGTCGTGGTATCACATGTATTcgttgattttttttgttctttcttGTTATGAATGTGAACTAAAAGATGATTGAGTGGAAGTAGGTTACATTTTCCGAGTTATTTCTTTATACTTGTATAATGTGTGTCGTATTTGAAGGACGAATGTTAGTGATTTGAAAACAGTTTTGGTATTACCCAGTTCATTTGATCTTCGTGAGAAACTGTTTGGCAGTCTTGTTTGAAAATTTAGGGTGATCGGACAGTTGGATCGTGGGAGACAAAAGAAGTTATCGACGGTTTCTCATTTGATCTATAGAAACTTCATTCCAAATTCACTTGATGAAGTTCAGTTCTTGTGCATATAAAAGAGAAATCTCAAACTCAACCAGTTATTGTTTGTAATTGATCATTATTGGGTAAAACTTCCATCTTGAGAGCTTACTAACATATTTGTTTAAAGGCTTCCTTTCATTTCATTTGTCTTTCTAATTCAATTGTTAAGTTTAGAGGTTATATTTGAATGGGTAGAAtgtaaattgaaattagaattttattttcaatgcTATGATATTATTACGAAGTTTATGGAATTCATTCGGAAAATcagtttttaatatttcatgattttttatttttattttttatcaaatttgtgtAGTTTTGTTTGAACAactataatcatattttattatacatgtatttaCAATAGAATTATTTAAACACAAATGGTTTCGTGGTGTAGTTGGTTATCACGTCAGTCTAACACACTGAAGGTCTCCGGTTCGAGCCCGGGCGAAGCCAtgctattattttgtttatgttatttttatttatcacattgctgattatgttattcaaaacttttaatATACAATTTAGTTCTATTAAAATTGAACATCCAAGTTTTAATTCTAATTCAACACCATCAAAACATAGCTGTCAAAATGTTTAGTATTCTATAATAAGGTCAAAGGATTCAAATTCCACCAAATCCAGCAGCCAAAAGAGGAAGGCCCTTTACCATTACAAAGAAAGGGAGATACAATACATAATATGTAACTAACCAATGCAGGTTTTCATTCATGCTAATATTATGACATGTCTTCGTGATAAAGATGAAGCCCTAATCCGAAACGAGCACAAGCTCTTCGAAATGCCATTGATTCTGCAAACTGGACAGCATTTCCATATCCCTGTACATTAACTTGAGCAGTGCCAGTTGATTCCCTATGCATCTTCACAAACAAAACACATTACATCAGTCAGGTGATGTTTACTTTCCTACCTACTTTGATCCATGTTGAATTTTTAGATATAAACaacatttatccaaataattcaaCATCTCATTAACCAAATTGTTCTGTACATCAACTCAAATACCAAAattgaaatgaataaataaCAAACAAGGTTATTTTGGACAACTTTTAACAAATAACATCATCTATAcagatttaatccaaataacctcATTCACATCATTTATCACTTCATCCATCAAAATACCATTTTAGTAATTTAGTTCAGGTAattcactttttcatcaaacaggGTTTTTAAACTATATGCTGATTTTATGAGAAAAACTCCAGGTCAAACAAGGCCCAATACTTCACCAAACAAGATAACCCTTTTGTTGCCCttttttactaataatatatgGAAAATACTAAAACAGAAAAACCTCAAAAGTCAAGAACACCAAAAGCAAACATTTTCAGCTAAAgctataattcaaataaacaaatccAATCAACCAAAACAATATTtgttaatcatatataaaaatgctaccttttgagttattttattctGATTTTGTTAGAAACTTGTCATTACTCAAGTCATAAATTATGTGCAGccttgaaaaaaataagaactaaTGGAATGGTTTCATCCTTTAATAAAAATGTCCTTCATTGGTTACATAtgaaaaagaaatcaaaacaaTAAAACCACGTCATTTGTTTTGTTCTCTTAAAAGCTAGGACACCAAAAGCAAgcgttttcaaataaaaaaaaatacataatctaAGAGGaactaaaattgaaataaacaaaaactagCTAAGACAGACCTTAGtgaataaaacaaaatcaattactACTCAATTCAAGATTAAACCAGGAACAAGGGCCAAACTAGATTGTTCAAAAACAATCtaactattttcaaataacacaTTATCAAACAATGCTGGTGGAATATTCAACTAGCTTCTTATGTTCCAAAATGAGTTTAGGTTTATTTCCAAAAGTTCCACATTTACAATAGAAAACTGCAGTTGCAAAGTGTTGGCAAGAATAGCTGGATGACAAAGCTAATAGGTTTCCAGTAACAACTATTAGCTTTATATATACGTAAAGCAAAAAACATTACCTCTGCATCAGTTCCATAAAGGGTTACACGATAAACAACAGATACAGTTTTCCCATCAGCTGAATAAGTGATGCTGCGGACTTCACCAGACCATTCTACAATACGACAAAAGTATCCAAAGATTTAAAACAGcagaattcattttttattaaaaatacctAACATAGACAAAGGGTTTCTTTAAGATACCTGGAGCATGTAAGTTCAGAATCCTGTTTGCAATATGCCTGGGAAGAAAtgagacaaaaaaatattaaatcttcTTTAGCAAAATAAGATAAAAGTTGTCATTCTGCAACAAACGAAGGTTACAATCAACACAGACAAGTAGTTCATCTCCTGATTGCCTTTCTCTATATTGTAAACCAAAATTTTAACTTTCTCTCTAACCAAACAGAAGAATGTACATACAAGTTATATCATTTTTCAACCAAGTTTAATTCCCTGGGGAGGCTAGCACAACAATGAACAACCCACAAGAAGATCACTGTAGACTTTCATTTAGTTTTCTACCTTCAATCAAAATAAACCTACAACCCATTTGGAAACTACATTTTCTAGAAATTTTGAAGTTGTGCCTCAATCCAAATGAGAAGTTATCAAATTTGTAGTTGTATTAGATTTCTTTTCATTTGGTAAACACTATAGTCAGGTGTGGCTGTATCAAGATCCCAagtataaaaatgttgttaGATTTTACATTGAATCACAAACTGGATTTAAGCTGCTGGATCATGAACCacatttcatctaaaaaacaTTGTTTGTGCCTAAAAATGGAATGTCATTAGCACAACAGTTTCATCTTACTTTGAGCAATAGAATTTGAAATAATGATCCTATTTACATTTCTTATGTtttgtcaaaaatcaaaatgatatagaaaattttaaaagataatctttataccaaattaaaaccaaaaagcaCACTATAACCCAGATCATGATGTAGaaaatgaccctaaaaacaatttatatcaAGCCAAAAAGaatcacttttaatttttactttagTGATAGAGAAGAGATTTAAATTACCAGGGCAGGTATTTTGCTGAGAATCCGTCGGGCTCAACGCGAACCTTGAGAAGGGTATCAGGAACTTTCTTGTTCAGTTCCTTAAGAATTTCTGAGAGCGGGCGGCTGATTCCGGAGGTTGGAATATCGTCAGTTATTTCAATAGGCTGTTGAACTCTCTCCAGTTTAGATGCCTTCGACGCGTAGAAATTGCAGAAAGAGTTTCGCAACCCAAGAAACGATTTTGGAGGAGATGAGTAAGTGTAGGTTAGTGATTTAACTATTACATGTCTAATGTTCCTCAAAGACGACGCCATAGCTTCACTCTTCCCAGTCCTTGCTCACTCTCTTGAGTGTGTGTTCTAGCGAAGGGTTTTAGGTCGGCTTTAGGGAAATTTGTGGggatttactaattaaattgcgttcagtggtatttttattttttttttacgaaattacccttgtagcgaaacgttaagggacttagcgtttcgctaagtgaattaggtttagtatataaatactcaaattttttcattttttttcattttctttctctctcttctcttgttctctctttcacggcggcgGCGACGGAGACGACGGAGGCAGAGGCGGCGGGGCGGCGgtctaacctaaatcgatttgcacgatcttcatttctttcaaaccctaaacctaaatcgatttacactatcttcatttctttcaaaccctaaccttaaacctattttgcatgcaggtcagGTGAAGGATGATTCTAATGTGTCGATTATAGGGATGTTTCCATGATATTCTCAAACTCTTCTGTTCTTATTTGGTTTAtattgtttcatatttattatttggttcGTTCatatcatattggttcatatttctgGTTCATATTTCTGTTTCAGGGAAGTTTCGCTAAGTgtttagcgtttcgctaagtgcctagcgtttcgttaagtgcctagcgtttcgctaagtgcctagcgtttcgctaagtgcttagcgtttcgtgAGTTATACTGCGATGATTTCGGATTTGTCGAAGGTGGGAAGATCGGATGAGGCATTTGAATTGTTTGATGAGATGAAAGAAGCTGGTTTTGTTCCTGATGATACTGTGTATTCTTCATTTGTGGGAAGTCTTCATGGGGTgattagatttttatttgaatggttGAATCTTCATGTTAATGATGTTGTTCattattagtttgttagatGAATATAATAGAGAGGTTCTTCTTATTTGTGTTGTTTAATCTTTCAACTATTGTAGATAACCAAATTTTAACCTTTCAAtcaatttttataacaaaatattggtAACACATCTTATGAATTATGATGAATGGACCTTGGTTGAATCTTCATGCTAATGATGAATATTGGTAAGAATACAAACCGATCCGAGCTTTCTAACTATCCAATCTGAATTGAACTtttgatcatttggttcaagtCCGTGATGGCTTGGATTCGATTCCATATTTAAGACATTCATGATGGAGTATAATCGAAATCTGAAAAAAATTACACCTTTTTTGAATAGTTTTTATAAGAACATTACTTCAAATATGGGGTTCACTTACATAAATTTGAATCTTGAAATGCCTCTCTAGATCTTGTTTTTATCTTAATAGTATAAAGAACTAGAACTTCACTTCTATCAATGAATAAAAGAGCTCtgcataaatgaaattgtaCCAAGAACAAATAGTCTTATCAaacatattattcttttttaccacattaactaaaaattacaattacaaCTGTGAACTACatattatatgttttcataTATACAAAATCTATTaccaattaaaaaacaaacttttgaagagattactatattttttcccagtaattgaaatgagaataagtaaaaaatagcCTCTCAATTAGTCTAAAATCCTTTCCTATATGACCAAGTTAGCGTAGGCATCAGGTCCTTGGCTGCTCCCATTTTGTTTTAGCTTCTTGAAAGGATTAATATTTTACTGGAACGCGGATCGTTCTAGAGTGCTGGAAAATCGCCTTCCTAATGGATTGCCTTATCCACCAGTATGCATAAGTAGCAAACCTGCAACCAGCTTGAGGCTTGAATTTCACAACACTTTTCAGAAGACCCATGCTCCCTTCCTGCAACAAAAGACTCagtttaaattgataaaataatagttttcaaataggctaaataatttattcaagttTTTGCTTGTACTTGTAACAAATCATGAAGTTTGAGACCATGATTCTGATACTGTTTAGCGATGTGAACCACCATCCGtacgaaacgctaagcacttagcgaaacgctaagcacttagcgaaacttCCCTAAAACAGAAATATGAACcagaaatatgaaccaatatgatatGAACgaaccaaataataaatatgaaacaataTAAACCAAATAAGAACAGAAGGGTTTAAGAATATCATGGAAACATCCCTATAATCGACACATTAGAATCATCCTTCACctgacctgcatgcaaaataggtttagggttagggtttgaaagaaatgaagatagtgtaaatcgatttaggtttagggtttgaaagaaatgaagatcgtgcaaatcgatttaggttagacCGCCGCCCCGCCGCCTCTGCCTCCGTCGTCtccgtcgccgccgccgccgccgtgaaagagagaacaagagaagagagagaaagaaaatgaaaaaaatgaaaaaattagagtatttatactaaacctaattcACTTAGCGAAGCGCTAAGTctcttagcgtttcgctacaagggtaatttcgtcaaaaataaataaaaataccacgaacgcaatttaattagtaaatcaCTACCAGATCAAACAACCTCatctttgaaattatttaatcaaatttcccgCTAATAGTCAGCTGGTTTTAGGCTAAAATTGCCTGAAAAATAATAGTGCTCAATCTCATTTacacaattttcaaataattcaaatgttaaaatttagtcaaatataatttaatcatcaataaagctttaaatattaaaattttagttatttgaaacTTTTCTTTAGAAATAAAacgtgttattttatttaagtgtatatttttatttttctaattaatttgttacgtttttaaataaaataatatttagagaaATTTTGAacgtaatttttaaaattgagtactgtttttaaaatttacgcATTCTAATTTATAAAGTTGGTAAGAGTGATTACAAAATGtgtaatttaaagaaatattttagaaaatttgaataattttaatttattttttaaataactttataacgacaatatataatctattaatttggacatatttctaatttaaattgagtatttttttagatataaatgtttaaaactTTTGAATACGGTTTTAATGCcctaaaaatgtgaaaatatattaaaaatcgaaaaaaatagagaattactattttgtttgtataaatgtgataaattatttaagaaaaatgactAAAATACGGACGTTAAAAGTaagaataaatgtttatttgtgaaaaaaaaaaccttaaataactaaaattattatagttGAGCCCATCTAGTAAAACGACTTAAATTCGAgactcaaataataatttggcctttattaaattgttatgtAAGTcattattgtgatttttttgaattttgttagATTCGATTTTTAGTACAttctaaccattttttttaatttgtccaAAACatagttttatattaaaaataaccaAACAAAAAGGTCAATTCTCAGCTTAGAAGACTTTGGGTTATATTTCAAAGCGAAAAATATTTCAGGGACAGACATACATGTCCTTTTTTCggaaaaatttaaacatttataattataggAGAAACTTTTAAAAGCGGTAGCATATTATTTCCggaatatcatttaaaaatgaagAACATTCAATCGATTTTCAAGAAAATTCATACCTTTTTCATGACTTCTCATGGTATTGTCTAAAATGtttttgaatgaaaaataatacTCTTGTCGATAATTACAACTTCGCCAATGAATTTATGTATTGGCAAAATTAGTTtctggaagaaaaaaaatgaaaattgtaGAAACTGTTCTTGATGAATGGAAGTCTTCAACCTTGACAAATTTAGAATAATTGAGTGGTGATAAAAAGTGACAAGAGTGAGCTTAGAATCTAAATCTAGTttagaatttttctaaaat
It encodes the following:
- the LOC124926583 gene encoding DNA repair RAD52-like protein 1, mitochondrial; this encodes MASSLRNIRHVIVKSLTYTYSSPPKSFLGLRNSFCNFYASKASKLERVQQPIEITDDIPTSGISRPLSEILKELNKKVPDTLLKVRVEPDGFSAKYLPWHIANRILNLHAPEWSGEVRSITYSADGKTVSVVYRVTLYGTDAEMHRESTGTAQVNVQGYGNAVQFAESMAFRRACARFGLGLHLYHEDMS
- the LOC124926762 gene encoding phytolongin Phyl1.1-like, yielding MGSTQNTIVYCCVVKCSQIMFAYSNGDPNIESIAALCLERIPPFHKFYFQTMNGKTFGFLMEESLVYFSISDDSLGNSVVHNFLGRLKDEFRKKSKKSLRRLNSHGLQEQLLPIIHKLIMSLGDEWPVETHSVGRTGFSLSGCKDVKAQTNDGAVSTKVPLLGKSDKRKMKEHVIAVRDAELEEIHRKSTDRNSDGSSQSVAVSSMQLQKDSVLMSRQVARNKWCKQVRIVLAVDVGICFVMLIVWLVICRGITCIR